Within the Salvia hispanica cultivar TCC Black 2014 chromosome 4, UniMelb_Shisp_WGS_1.0, whole genome shotgun sequence genome, the region ATGGATCGAAAGAGGATATGTATGTTAATTCTTCAGGTCCTCATACCTCCGGACCAAATACTGATGTACGTAAGACTTTTATGTCTAAACACCAATagtttttattatacaaacttATGGAGTATAACAGAGTTGTGCTTTTTAATGTATCAGTACAAGAAAGATGGTGGAGTAAATGATCCCAGTGGAAATAATTCAACTGGTGCTTCGAGGGGAAACTGGTGGCAAGGTATAATTGTTGGAATGCCAAGCTCTATTCATATTGCCCCCGTCGAACGAAACCTCATAAATGAAAGATCTGACGCCCTTTCTTGTCCAGGATCGCTCTATTATTGACTTAATCTTGAAGATCCATCGCATGTGAATCCCTGTCTGTTGTTAGGTATGATGAGATGGGGTTTTcataaactgatattgatgtttaactattattatattaatataaattgagaaatatttAGGTCAGATGTTCCCTATCATTCTTGACTGGTTTGATGTGCCTGTTGCTGCAATTTAATCTTGGCTTTTGTGCTTTTGCAAAGTAGAAAGATCAAAACAACAATGACAGCATATAATAAGTTTTGAACATGGTTTTTATGTGGATTATCAAATGATGAACCGAATGTGTATTTTTTCAGTGATGAACCgaatgtatattttttcttttctttatgaTGATTCTCTGTCCTTTTATTCACTACTCAGTGGTTTTCTTCTTTATATATGTTTACACATTCAATGCAGGAATCATGAAGCTTGGAACAGTTTGATTGATGTAGCTTCAGGTTGTAACTTGCAGCCTTCTGTGGCAGAACTTGAAGTTTTTATCATGAGTTCTCCCGTTATGTTTACCTTTCTGGATTTGTGAGTCGAAACATATTGTTAGACTGATACGGTTCATTTAAAATCATTGTTTAGCCATAACTGGCGAGAACTTTTCAGACATTTGTGAGCCTTAGTAATAGGACACATACTTGTAATAATTGATGATTGATTTTCTGGGAGTTTTATGGATAGTACTGATAAAGTCTGATGATGCCTCATTTTGTATTCTTTCTTGGATTATTGTTAAATACAGGCTGTATAGTTTTGCTACCGTAATTGAAAtcaataaaagataataagtcATACATGCTGCAATAACCATTGTTCTTACCAATTCAAGAAATAGGGAGAAAATATACTTAGAAATGTTCATTTGTACTCTGATCaacaattttattcaaatgaaACGTTTGAAATAAGAAGCAGGGAACTGGCCTAATGGATTGGAGACATCACATACACTCTGGTGTTACCATATGTTCTACAACTCCTTCTGTTATGTTCAGGTCTGTTAATACCTTCTAATACCTTTTTAGcagttcaaataaaaaaaatatgtacttgcACTGTTAGAACTAACCTCTGACATGGTATCATATTGCAGTGAACTTATCTCTTTGTAAACTCCAACGGGTGTCTCCACTACCAAACCAAGACGCATGTTAGGGTTTGTAGTGTACCTCAAGAGCAATGTTGATCTTCTGTCACAAACCTATCTTCTAGTTATTTGTGTAAGTGCAGTGACCATTTCTAACCTTTGTGTTCTCAGcaatacacaaaaataatctctCGTAAGCTGCAGCCATTTTGGTGGCAGTAAACAATTTCAAGGCCCTTTCCCTGGCTAACTGACCTTTCTTCTGGAGAGTAACTCTTCCATCCTTCCAAACGTCGTACAGAGCTTTCTTCAGCATGTCTACTGTGGGTGAAAATGTGTATCCTATTTCTTGGCTAATGACCACAGAACCTGTGATGCTGGCAAGTTTTGTGGCCATCAACGGTTTCCCAACAAGCATGGCTTCCAACAAGGTATGATCCAAACCTTGAGCACGTAGTGTTGGATTTacgaaaatgtcaataacatTGTAGAATCTTGCTAGTTGAGCTTGGTCCAACGGGCCTAAAACACGCAAGTTGGATCCAAGCTCTTTGTATCTCGCACCCCAGGGACCATCTCCAGCCACTAGAACTACGACATCTTCCTTGAATTTTGAACTCTCgttgaaaatttgttttaatgcTTCGAATATCAGGGGATGTCCTTTGTCTTTCACCAACCTTCCTGCAATTCCAAGAATTAGTGGCGTAGGTTCTTGAATCCCAAATGCCAACTTGAGATCTTCACCACTATAAGCCTCTGGCTTGAAAATATCCTCATCAACACCGTTCAAAATAATGTGAACGCGCTCCTCAGGTAACATGTAGATCCGTTTCAGGACATCTCCCACATGATCACTAGTGGCAACATGGTGAGCATAACGTGGGAAGAATTGTATTTCTTCCACAACCTTGGTTACCCTTTCGGCCAAAATGGATGACTGCTTGTCTTGAGGAGCCCGCAGCAGTTCCTGAATGATGTCAGAATGTATAGATTCATATGCAATTCCATGCCAACTAACAGCTATGTTGTTAAGATTTCTCGCTCTAAAATGCATCAGGCCAACACTCTCTGTGTGAACCACATCGAAAGGTCTCCCAGTAGAATCCTCAGCCTGAAACTGCTTCCAGATTGTAGCTTGGTCTAGATAACCAGCAGCCGTTGGCTGTGAGAGGTGGAAATGTAAATTCTCTATCGAGGTTACATTAGTCGAGGAAGATGTGAACACGTGGAGCTCGTGTCCCCGTCTGGCAAGATCCTGATGCAGAGTCATGGCATGGCGCTCCAGCCCTCCAGCGTGGTGCTTGTCAGGCCATTTCTTGACGAAAACAGCTAGCTTGAGCAATCTTGAAGGTGGCTCAGAAGGAAAGTGAAGCGAATTCCATGCAGCTTGAAACGAAAGAAGGTTCAACTCTCTCTTATCTGCCTCGACTGCAATCTGGACATCGGCATAGCAGCGGTTGGAGAAGTAAGACCAACAGATGAACAGGAACGAGGAGAAGAACGACAGAAAGAGAAGCAGGTAGCAACTGCGGCGCAAACTCAGGTAGAAGGGTTGGTCCTTAGCCATTAATGGTTGTGTTTTTGTTGAAGTTGTAGATGATCagaaaattgagttgaaaCTTTATGCAATCTTGATGTGATCTACCACTTGTTCTTGGTTTGCTTAGAGATGCAATTTTATGCACACTTGgatgatatatttaatattaatgtgATCTGATTCCTACatgttgaatttttataatgaAGCTGCATATGTTGATTAGTTTTTCAGAGATGGAGTCAGCGCAAAGCATCTGTACTAATACAGGTATCGAAAAAGACCCCATCAGGGTTTTTTTAATGCACTCTCTATGCGATAAGTACAACTAATCCCAATACTTTTTATCAGTCAACGGTAGTTAGTCGCGtgtttcattattttcaactaatattagtataaataatCACTACTTCCTCTCTGTTTctcttatatttcaaatttaccGATATTTGAACTAAAGGAAACTAATAGTGCCAACCTATGAAGACCTTCATTTGATCAACATTGTAAAGGATCATTTAGAGGTATTTAGTTTTTTCAATACTTACATGTTATTAAATGCCCcaagaaataaatatgtgAAGAATAATATTAGCCGTTTTACTGGCT harbors:
- the LOC125222943 gene encoding uncharacterized protein LOC125222943, whose amino-acid sequence is MAKDQPFYLSLRRSCYLLLFLSFFSSFLFICWSYFSNRCYADVQIAVEADKRELNLLSFQAAWNSLHFPSEPPSRLLKLAVFVKKWPDKHHAGGLERHAMTLHQDLARRGHELHVFTSSSTNVTSIENLHFHLSQPTAAGYLDQATIWKQFQAEDSTGRPFDVVHTESVGLMHFRARNLNNIAVSWHGIAYESIHSDIIQELLRAPQDKQSSILAERVTKVVEEIQFFPRYAHHVATSDHVGDVLKRIYMLPEERVHIILNGVDEDIFKPEAYSGEDLKLAFGIQEPTPLILGIAGRLVKDKGHPLIFEALKQIFNESSKFKEDVVVLVAGDGPWGARYKELGSNLRVLGPLDQAQLARFYNVIDIFVNPTLRAQGLDHTLLEAMLVGKPLMATKLASITGSVVISQEIGYTFSPTVDMLKKALYDVWKDGRVTLQKKGQLARERALKLFTATKMAAAYERLFLCIAENTKVRNGHCTYTNN